The genomic region GAACCGGGTGTATAAAGCAGGGGTGAAATACAAGAAACTCCTTAAAAATAAAGAGTAGAATTGAACATCGAACAAGAAACACTCAACACCAAACATTGAAGTAATGTAGAATGGCCGCTTTACTTCTCCCTTCGATGTTCCTTGTTCAATGTTGGATGTTCTAAACGTAGTGTACGGCTTTCCGCATGCCTTCAGAATCGTATTCAAATTCTTCCGGCAGGGTTTTGATACCCTCTTCCTCAGATATTTTGGCACAATAAGCCAGCACCATCGCATCTACGATATCGTCTTCTTCTACCTCGTTGCGACGAAATTCTTCCTTAATATCACGGAAGAAATCATCCGCTGCCGTTTCTCTGTTTTTGATGAGCTCTAAACGATGTTTGATTCCCTTTTTAAGATTCTTTTTCTGGTAAATCATACCGCCGTTTAGTTTTTGAAAAAGCAATTCGGGGTGGCTTTCCAATACTTTGTCTTTTAAGTTTTCATCTGCACGAAGCAGTTCATCTACCATTTGTATTTTAGGAGTAATGTTCCAGGCCTGTAGCGTCAGCTTTTTATCGGTGTACTCATGGCTGATCATATTCGCTTCTACATAAGAAGGGGCCATCAAAGCAGGGCGGATGGGTGGACTGAATACACTGGAAGCATATTCTCCGCCTAATTTTTTACGCAGCAGTTCATCCGCTTCGCGAGTATATTCTTCATCTTCCAGGCCAATGGGCATGTCAATGAATATAAGGTCATAACTTTCAAATGCTGTTTTCAGTGCTTCTTTGTCTCTCAGAATTTCGTACTTCTCTTCCCCTTCATGGAAAGAGATCAAAATCCATCCTGCTTTACATCCGTCAATTCCCGCTGTCTTCACTTTAACTGATCCTTAATATTTTTCTTTATGGAAATATGCAGTTCATCGAGTTGATGCTCATCCACCTTATCCGGCGAATTATCCATCAGGCTCTGTGCCTTTTGATTTTTAGGAAAGGCAATAACATCGCGAAGGCTTTTTGCGCCGGTCAATAACATCACAGCCCGGTCAATACCAAAAGCGATACCGCCATGAGGGGGAGCCCCAAATTTAAAAGCGTCCAGTAAGAACCCAAACTTCTCGCGGGCCTCTTTATCGCCAATTCCCAACAATTCAAACACCTTACTCTGCACTTTTTGATTATGGATTCTAATCGATCCGCCGCCTAATTCATTCCCGTTCAGCACTAAATCGTAAGCCCGTGCTTTTATTGCGCCAGGATCAGAATCCAGCAGCTCCATATCCTCAGCTTTCGGAGAAGTAAATGGATGATGCATGGCATGATAACGACGGGTTTCTTCATTCCATTCCAGCAGTGGGAATTCCGTTACCCACAAGAAATTAAATTTCGACTCATCAATCAGGTCAAACTCCTTACCCATCATCAACCGCAGTTGTCCAAGTTGTTTTAGCACGTCCGGTTTGGGACCGGCAAGAATTAACACAAGGTCGCCTTTACCGGCCCCTGATTTCTCTACCATCTGCTCTACAATCTCATCCGTCAAAAATTTAGCCACGCTGCAAAGCGGACCGTCTTCCTGCATCTTGATATAGATTAACCCGCCGGCTCCTGTTTCTTCTTTCACTCGATCAGTCAGGCGATCAATGGCGCCACGGCCCATGTCACCTTGTCCCGGAACCGTAATGCCAACTACCCCGCCGCCGGCTTTAACCGTTCCGGAGAACACTTTAAACTCAGCTTCTTTCACGATCTCAGAAAAATCAGCGAATTCCAATCCAAAACGAGTGTCCGGTTTGTCGGATCCATAGGTATTCATAGCCTCTTCGTAAGTCATCCGGGGAAAAGGCGTTTCCACCTCATATCCTATCGTTTCTTTGAATACTTTTTTCATTAATGCTTCGTGAGTGGCATAAATATCTTCCTCATCTACAAAACTCATCTCCACATCTATCTGGGTAAACTCCGGTTGGCGATCGGCCCGCAGATCTTCATCCCTGAAACATTTTACAATCTGAAAATACCGATCAAAACCTGAAACCATCAGCAGCTGTTTATAGGTCTGTGGACTTTGAGGCAATGCAAAAAACTTCCCGGCATTGACCCGGCTAGGAACCAGGTAATCACGAGCACCTTCAGGAGTGCTGCGCATAAGTACGGGCGTTTCCACCTCGGCAAAATCCAGGTTGTGGTAAAAAGAACGCACGGATTGATAGAATTTGGATCGCAGCATCAGCTTGTCCTGTACTTCAGGCCGTCGCAGATCCAGGTAGCGATATTTCAGGCGAACTTCTTCATTGGTTGGAATACCGTCTTTGATCTCGAAAGGAGGTGTTTCCGCTTCTGAATAAATTACCAGGTCAGTAGCCTCAATCTCAACTTCACCGGTTGGCATTTTCGGGTTGATATTTTCTTTCCCTCGAGTAATCACTTTACCCTTAACCCCGATTACATATTCTGAGCGGAGCTGTTCTGCTTTCTCATGTAACTGGTCATCTTTCTCCTTAAAAACAACCTGGGTTATGCCATATCGATCTCTAAGGTCTATAAATATTACACCGCCGAGGTCACGCCGTGGGCCTACCCAACCATTTAAAATTACTTCTTCGCCAATATTTTCTGCGGTAAGTTCTCCGCAAGTGTGTGTTCTTTTAAGGGTCATTCTTTTCGATGAATCGTAGAGTGAAAACTTTTGGTGATTAAGGCGCTGAAAATACA from Gracilimonas sp. harbors:
- a CDS encoding DUF429 domain-containing protein codes for the protein MKTAGIDGCKAGWILISFHEGEEKYEILRDKEALKTAFESYDLIFIDMPIGLEDEEYTREADELLRKKLGGEYASSVFSPPIRPALMAPSYVEANMISHEYTDKKLTLQAWNITPKIQMVDELLRADENLKDKVLESHPELLFQKLNGGMIYQKKNLKKGIKHRLELIKNRETAADDFFRDIKEEFRRNEVEEDDIVDAMVLAYCAKISEEEGIKTLPEEFEYDSEGMRKAVHYV
- the aspS gene encoding aspartate--tRNA ligase, which gives rise to MTLKRTHTCGELTAENIGEEVILNGWVGPRRDLGGVIFIDLRDRYGITQVVFKEKDDQLHEKAEQLRSEYVIGVKGKVITRGKENINPKMPTGEVEIEATDLVIYSEAETPPFEIKDGIPTNEEVRLKYRYLDLRRPEVQDKLMLRSKFYQSVRSFYHNLDFAEVETPVLMRSTPEGARDYLVPSRVNAGKFFALPQSPQTYKQLLMVSGFDRYFQIVKCFRDEDLRADRQPEFTQIDVEMSFVDEEDIYATHEALMKKVFKETIGYEVETPFPRMTYEEAMNTYGSDKPDTRFGLEFADFSEIVKEAEFKVFSGTVKAGGGVVGITVPGQGDMGRGAIDRLTDRVKEETGAGGLIYIKMQEDGPLCSVAKFLTDEIVEQMVEKSGAGKGDLVLILAGPKPDVLKQLGQLRLMMGKEFDLIDESKFNFLWVTEFPLLEWNEETRRYHAMHHPFTSPKAEDMELLDSDPGAIKARAYDLVLNGNELGGGSIRIHNQKVQSKVFELLGIGDKEAREKFGFLLDAFKFGAPPHGGIAFGIDRAVMLLTGAKSLRDVIAFPKNQKAQSLMDNSPDKVDEHQLDELHISIKKNIKDQLK